CCGGAGAGGGTGAGCAACGCTGCCAGCGGCTCGAAGCGTGTCCCGGACGCTGCCGTTCCGGTGGCCTCCATCTGCTCGTAGGCGTCCGTAGCCAACCCTGCGGCTGCTGCGGCCTCCGCGGATCCCACCTGATTGGAGAGTCGCGCCTTGCGAAGGATGTCACCGAGGCTGTCTTCGAGGTTCACAAGCGCAACGTAGTCCCGGGACACGCTCGCACGCAATTCATGACCCCCTTTTGTCAGGGGGGCACACCGCGTTCACTCAAAACCCAATGGGTGGGAAGGCCCAAGCGGCGGATGACAGGCCTGAGAACGCCGCCGGGGATGCCACACGGATACCGTTCCACCCCGCACCCGGTTGCCCCCGGCACATTCCCGGGCTGACGCCCCACTCAACCCCGCCGATTGCGGTTGCGGCGCTGACGCCACACAGCAAAACCCACCAAGCCTGCGCCCGCAACCAACCCTGACGTCACCGGCTCGGGAACGAGCTCCATGTTGCCGCCGAACGCATACAGGCCGACCGACCGCTGGCCCTGGTTCGGGAAGTTCAACCCTTCGACACCGGTTTCCGTGTAGGTGAACCCCGTCCCGGCAAGATTGAAGAGGGGATCAACGAACACGTATCCCGGCTGGGCGACGTTGATCGGCACCCCGTTCTGCCGGACCGTCCACGCAAGGACATATTCGGTGTTGGGATTGAGATTGATCGCAATGGTGAGATCTTCCCAGCGGGTGCCGTCACGCAGGGGCGAAGCCGTGCCCGCCTTGATTTCGACGCTTCCCAGCAGCGTCTTGTCCGTCGTAAAGATGCCAACCTGCTCGGCATATTCGAGGCCGTCTTCATCCATGTCGAAAATCCCAAGCGACCGGATGGTCACCGCGGCATCGCCCACGGAAAAAGGCGTGCCAATGGCGACCACACTGCCCCCGTCGCTCCAATTGCCGCTGGGATTCCAAAACACGGCGGCGGAGGCGGAACCAGCCGTAAGAACGGTCAGGCTGGCAAGCCCCATCAGGTTGCGGGTCGAATTCATGGTGAGCGGGTGCTGTGAACTGGAATTGCTCGTTTTCAGGAGCCTCAAAGATGACCAAACCGTTCGCAAGCAGAATTTTTGCCAGTCTCAATCCGGAAGTCCGGTTTCACCTGATTATTGACCCGGTGATCCGGCTCACCCGGGAAGGTTTCCGAGCGCGGACCGCACGGCCTGACGCTTGGACTCCCAGTCGGCCAGGCGCTGGCGGTGCTCGTCCAAGACCGCCGCGGGAACCTTTTGGGTGAAGGCTGGATTGCAAAGTTTGGCCTCCACTTTGGCAATTTCACCGACGATCCGGTCGTGCTCCCGGGTCAATCGCATCCGTTCGGCTGCGACATCCATCAGGCCTTCCAGGGGCAGGAAGAGCTCCCCAAGGGCATTGGACGCCATCGGGGTGCCCTTTGGCGGCGCATACGAGGGTTCGACCCCCAGGGTTTCGGCATTCAGCAGCGTCTTCAGGACGTCCAGTTGCCCGGGTTGGGGAACTCCGGACGGTCTCAGCACGAAGCGCACCTTCTTCGCCCCATCCACCCGCGCGTCCAGCCGCAGGCTTCGCCCAAGCGTGACCAGATCGTAAGTGGCCTGCGCAACCCGGTCGGCCGCCTCGTCCAGGCCGAAGTAGTCCTTCTCCGCATCGCTCAGCCGACGCGGCCATGGCGCAGTCATCAGCGTGAGCCCCCCCTGGTCTGCCGGCAGGTCGCGGGAAAATCCCAAGGCATGCCACAGCTCCTCCGTGATGAACGGCAGGAACGGATGGAAGAGCCGGAGCAGGTGCCCGAGGACAAAGTCCATCACCGCCAGTTTGTTCGCCCGAAGCGCCGGGTTGCCGCCCTGAAGCGCCGCCTTGGACGCCTCGACATACCAATCGCAATACTCGCTCCAGAAGAATCGGTACAGGGTCGCGGTGGCCTCGTTAAACCGGTAGCTCGTAAACGCCTGGTGGACCTCCCCGATCGCCTGGTCCAGCCGGAGCAGGATCCACCGGTCATCGTTGGTCAACCGCTCGGGGACGATCTCACCGCCGGGATCCGCAGTGCTGCCGGCCATCTGACGAAACCGGCACGCATTCCACAGCTTGTTGCAGAAGTTCCGGCCCAGTTCGACGGACTTCTCGTCGAACCGGATGTCCTGACCCAGCGGCGCGGACCGCATCACGCCAAACCGGAGGGCGTCGGCTCCGTACGCGGCAATCAAGTCGAGCGGGTCGGGTGAGTTGCCCAGCGATTTGGACATCTTCCGGCCCTGTTTGTCGCGGATGATCCCGGTGAAATAGACGTTCCGGAAAGGTGCCTCGCCCATGTACTCGTAGCCCGCCATGATCATCCGGGCGACCCAGAAGAAGATGATGTCCGGTGCGGTGACGAGGTCCGTCGTCGGGTAGAAGGCCTTCAGCGTTGCGTTCCCGGAATCGGTGTCCGGATCGCCCGTCCAGCCCAGGGTGGCGAACGGCCATAGCCAGGAACTGAACCAGGTGTCGAGCACGTCGGGATCCTGGATCCAGCCGTCTCCCGGGCATTCCACCTGGCACCGCTCCTCGACGGGCCGCAGCGGCATCTCGTCTCCGGAGGTCCCCTGCCCGGTCACCCCGGAATCCGGGGCGACCCGGTACCACACCGGGATCCGGTGTCCCCACCACAATTGCCGGCTGATGCACCAGTCCTGGATGCCGCCCATCCAGTGGTCGTACACCTTGGCCCACCGATCCGGGAAGAAACGCATCCCGAAGCCTTCGGCCCCGGAGTCCGGGTTCGGCTCCGCCGGTGCCACGCACGCCCGGGCCTGTTCCACGGCCGGGTACTTCAGGAACCATTGCTCACTGAGCCGCGGCTCGATGGGCACATCGGCACGCTCGCTGAAGCCCACATGGTTGACGTACGGCTCGGCCTTTTCCAGCGCGCCGGCCGCCTCAAGGAGTTCCGCCGCGCGCGCACGCGCCGCGAAACGGTCCAGACCGGCAAGATCCGCCCCCGCCGCTGCGCTCATCCGGCCGTCGGGGGTCAACACATCCACAACCGGCAGCCGGTGCCTCAGGCCGATATCAAAATCCGCCTTGTCGTGCGCCGGCGTCACCTTGAGCACCCCGGTGCCGAAATCGAAGGCCACGTGGTCGTCAGCGATGATGGGGATCACCCGCTGCTCCCGGGAGGCCTCGAGGGGCAGGGCGCGATACACCTGTTTCCCGATGAGGTGCTGGTACCGTGGATCCTTCGGATGGACCGCCACCGCGGCGTCGGCCGGGATCGTTTCCGGGCGGGTCGTGGCAAAGGTCAGGTACGTACCGGGTTCCCCGACCACCTCGACGCGGACATGGTACAGGAAACCCTTCTGTTCCTTCATGACGACTTCTTCGTCCGACAGCGCCGTCAGGGAGGCCGGGCACCAGTTGACCATCCGTTTCCCCCGGTAAATCAGGCCCTTGCGGTAAAGATCCACAAACACCCGCTGGACGCACCGGGAGTACTCGGGATCCATGGTGAACCGGGTTCGGGTCCAGTCACACGAGGCTCCGAGGGCGCGCAACTGCTTGAGAATGATGCCACCGTAGGTCTCCTTCCACTCCCCGATTTTCGCCACGAGGGCGTCGCGCCCGAGATCGTCACGGTGCCGGATTTCACCGGACTTCTTGAGGGACTTCTCCACCACGTTTTGCGTGGCGATGCCGGCGTGATCCGTCCCCGGCAACCAGAGGACCTCGCGGCCCTCCATGCGGGCCTTGCGAGCCAGGATATCCTGAATCGTGTTGTTCAACACATGCCCCAGCGTCAGCACCCCGGTCACGTTGGGGGGCGGGATGACGATGGAGTAGGCTGGCCGGCGTGCGGACACCCGGGCCGGGTCGGCCGTGAAGCAGCCATGCTGCTCCCAGAACGCGTACCATTTCGCCTCAACAGATTGCGGCTCGTAGGCCTTCGGAATCTCCATGATGACAGACAGGACACGTATTGACGCGAAGTTCGGACGATTTCGCGATCGAAATGTGGCCAGGTCCCCGACGGCCGGCGGGCGGGGACGGCGGAGAGGAGTTCGGGGGGTGGGCCCAACAGGATTCGAACCTGTAACCAAGGGATTATGAGTCCCCTGCTCTGACCGTTGAGCTATGGGCCCGCGATGGACCGGTGGCAACTCACCGTCCGCAGCCTTCGGTCGTTGTGCCCGGCCTTCCGAGGACGATCACCGCGGAATTCACGCCGCGAGGAGACCGTACCTCCCGACGCCAGGCGGACGCAATCCGCCGCTTGGCCCCGCACCCATCCCGGGGGCCGGCCGGCACGTCTGCGAAACAGTGCGGGTCCATCCGGTCGTCACATCGGTGATTGGCCAGGCGGATTCCCGGGGCGAACAAACGCCTTTTCCTCATGGAGGCATCCCCCTAGCGTCGCCCGGTCCTCGGCGTCACACGGGCGCCGTCAAGTTCTTCCTCTCTCTCCATGATGTGCGTCAATGAACTCCCGCGTCGCCCCTTCCTGGCCGGCCTCCTCGTGGCGGTCCTCCTGGTGACCGGATGCAAGCCCGATGGGGACCCCTCGGACGGCCCCATCAAGATCGGCGAATTCGCCTCCCTGACCGGCGGCGAGGCCGCCTTTGGAACCGCCTCCCACAACGGCACCGTGCTGGCCATTGAACAGATCAACCGCGACGGCGGCGTTCTCGGCCGCCCGCTGGAACTGATCACCGAGGACAACCAATCCCGGCAGGGCGAATCGGCAACCATCGTCAAGAAACTGATGAACCGGGACCAGGTGGTGGCGGTGCTGGGAGAAGTCGCCTCCGGACGCTCCCTGGAGGCGGCCCCGATCTGCCAGGCGGCGGGCATCCCGATGGTGTCTCCATCCTCCACCAATCCAAGGGTCACCGAGGTGGGCGATCACATCTTCCGGGTCTGCTTCATTGATCCGTTCCAGGGCAGCCTGCTGGCCGACTTCGCCCGTCGCACCCTGAAGGCTCGCAGGGTGGCGGTGCTTTCCGATGTCTCGGCCCCGTACAGCACCGGGCTCGCCGAATATTTTCAGAAGGCCTTTCTGGCCGCGGGCGGCGAGGTGATTGCCGAGCAGAAGTACTCCAGCAAGGACAAGGACTTCCGGGCCCAGCTCACGGCCATCAAGGCGGCCGCACCCGACGCCGTCTTCGTGCCCGGGTACTACACCGAAGCCGGATTGATCGTCACCCAGGCCCGCCAACTGGGATTGAATGTGCCCATCTTCGGCGGCGACGGCTGGGAGGCTCCCGAGCTCCTCCAGATTGCCGGGCCAGCCCTCGAAAACACCTACTACAGCACCCACTACTCCTCCGAGGCGGACGACCCGCGTGTCCAGGAATTCGTGAAGGCCTTCCGGGCGCGCTACGACGGCCAGGTGCCCGACGCGATGGCGGCCCTCGGCTATGACTCCGCCATGGTGCTTGCCGATGCCATCCGCCGCGCCGGGAGCACCGAACCGGCAAAAATCCGCGACGCCCTGGCCGCCACGAAGGATTTCCCATGTGTCACGGGCCTGACCACCCTCGACGCGCAACGCAACGCGTCCAAGAGTGCGGTGATCATCACCGTCCGGGACGGCCGTTTTCAGTACGTGGAGACCATCCAGCCGTGACCCCGCCCACACCGTTCCCGGTTGCCGCCGGGGTCACCGGAGCCGATCCGGCCCCGTTTTTCGCGGCGGCGGATGTCGAGTGTCGGAGCGTCTGCGCGTGACCGAACTGCTCCAGCAGATCCTCAACGGGATTTCCCTCGGTGCGATCTACGCCCTGATCGCGCTCGGGTATACCATGGTTTACGGGGTGCTCCGCTTCATCAATTTCGCCCACAGCGACGTGTTCATGGTCGGGGCCTACCTGGGGTTTTACCTGGCCCCGAGGGTGGGCGCGGGCGGGATCGGCGGCGGGTTGCTGGTGCTGGCCGGTGCCATGGCCGGATGCGCTCTGCTGGGCGTCACGATTGAAAAGGTGGCCTACCGGCCCCTGCGCGGACGCTCCACCCTCACGGTGCTCATCACGGCGATCGGCATGTCGCTCTTCCTGCAGAACGTCGGGCAGAAGGTGTTCGGCGCCAACCCCAGGGCTTTTCCGCGCTTGTTTCCGGGGACCCAGGTGCAGTTCGCCGGGCTCACCATCTCCAGCGACCAGCTGATCGTCCTGCTCGTCGCCCTGGTCCTCGTCGCAGGACTCCACTTCATCGTCCATCACACCCGTACCGGCACCGCCATGCGGGCGCTGTCCTTCAATGCGACCGCCGCGTCGCTTGTGGGCATCAACAACGACCGCGTCATCTCCTTCACCTTCGCCCTTGGATCGGCCCTGGCGGGCGCGGGAGGCATCCTGTACGCGATGAACTACCCGAGCATTGACCCTCTGATGGGCACCCTGCCCGGGCTCAAGGCCTTCGTCGCCGCGGTGCTCGGCGGCATCGGCAACCTGCCGGGCGCCGCCCTTGGCGGCCTGCTGATCGGTCTGGTGGAAACCTTCGTTTCCGGCACCCGGGCCTCCACGCTCCGCGACGCCATCGCTTTCGCCATCCTGATCCTGATCCTGCTCTTCCGTCCCGCCGGACTGCTCGGCCGGGTCCGGGTCGAGAAGGTGTAGCGGTGCCGCGGGCCGGTCAGGCCCGCAACCGGACCAGCAGGTCCTTGCTCGCCACCGTGTCGCCCACGGCGCACAGCAACTCCGCCACAACGCCGTCGGCCGGCGCCGCCACGGTGGTCTGCATCTTCATCGCCTCCATCATGAGCAGCCGGTCTCCGCGGGAAACCTTCTGTCCGACCGACACCGCGATGGTGGCCACCAGCCCCGGAATGGGCGCACCGATCTGCAGGGGATCGGCGAGATCGGCCTTGGCACGCGCCTTCATCTGCGGGCTCACCCGGCGGTCGGTGATGTGGGCCTCGCGGGTGATGCCGTTCAATTCGTAGGTCACAGTGCGGCGGCCGTCCTTGTCCGGTTCCCCGACGTTCACCAACCGGATGATCAGGGTCTTGCCCGCCTCGATGGCGACGCTGATCTCCTCGCCCGGACGCAGCCCGTAGAAGAAGGCCGGGGTGGGGAGGACGCTTACGTCACTGAACTCCCGCTCGTGCCGCGCGAATTCGGCGAACACCTGCGGGTACATGAGATGCGAATACAGATCGTCGTCGGTCACCTCCCGCTTGAGCTTCTCGCCCAGGTCCTCGCGCAACTTCTTCAGGTTCACGACCGGAGCGCGGTTTCCGGCCCGACCCTCGCGATACGCCGCCTGCGCCTCCCGAAACTTCCGGTCCCCCAGCACGACCCGCTGCACCGTCTCCGGAAAGCCACCGTCGGGCCAGCCAAGCCCGCCGCTCAGCATGTCCACCACGCTCTCCGGAAAGCCCGTGGTCCCGGGCTCCAGATTGACCACGTCCGCGGGACGGATGCCCCGGCTGAACAGGAACAAGGCCAGGTCGCCCACCACCTTGCTGGACGGGGTGACCTTGACGAGGTCGCCCAGCAGGGCGTTCACCTCGGCATAGGTGCGGGCAATTTCCGGCCAACGGTGCGACACACCCATGCTGGCCGCCTGCTCCTTCAGGTTGGTGTACTGCCCGCCGGGCATCTCATGCAGATACACCTCGGCGCTCCCGGTCCGCGGCGCCGTGTCGAATGGCGCGTAGAATTCACGGACCCGTTCCCAATAGTCGGAAAATTCGTTCAGCGCGGCGAGGTCCAGCCGCGTGTCCCGCGGCGTGTGCTGCAGGGCCGCAACGACGGAATTGAGATTGGGCTGCGACGTGCTGCCCGACATCGCCGCCAGCGCCAGGTCCGCGATGTCCACTCCCGCATCGCAGGCGCGAAGCACGCTGCCGGCATTGACGCCGCTGGTGTCGTGGGTGTGAAAGTGAACGGGAATGCCAACCGCCTCCTTCAGTGCCCGGACCAGCTTCTGCGCCGCGTACGGGCGGCACAGCCCGGCCATGTCCTTGATCGCAATCAAATGGGCCCCCATACGCTCCAGCTCCCGGGCCAGGCCGACGTAATATTTCAGCGGATACTTGTCCCGCTGCGGATCCAGGATGTCCCCCGTGTAGCACAAGGTCCCCTCGCACAACGCATGGGTCTCCTGCACCGCCTCCATCGCCACCCTCAGGTTCGGCAGGTAGTTCAGGGAATCGAAAATCCTGAAGATATCCATGCCCGAGGCCGCGGCGTGGCGGACGAATCCGGCAACGACGTGGTCCGGATAGTTCGAGTAGCCCACGGCATTGGAACCGCGGAAGAGCATCTGGAAGCAGATGTTGGGAATCCGGGTCCGGAGCTGCCGCAGCCGGTCCCACGGGTCCTCATTTAAAAACCGCATCGCCGTGTCGAACGTCGCCCCGCCCCAAAGCTCGAGCGAAAACAACCCCGTCCGGGAGTCGCCCAATCGCCGCGCGAGCGCATCGGCACAGGCCAGCATGTCATACGCGCGCACCCGGGTGGCGAGCAGCGACTGGTGGGCATCCCGGAATGTGGTGTCCGTCACCAGCAGCCGGCGCTGCTTGAGGATCCAGTCCGCAAACGCCCGCGGCCCCTGCTCCCGCAGCAGATCGCGGGTCCCCTTGGGCACCGGGCCGACCCCGGGGCCCGGCACCACCGGTGGATCAAACGACCGGGCAGGCCGGTAGCCCTTGGCCTGCGGATTGCCGTTCACAATCACGTTGCCCAGGAAGTTGAGCAGCTTCGTCGCGCGATCCCGCCGCGGCCGGAACGTGAAGAGCTCCGGCGAGGTATCAATGAGCGTGGTGGTCGCCTGTCCGGTGCGGAATTCCGGATGCCGGATCACGTTCTCGAGGAACGGGATGTTGGTCTTGACCCCGCGGATCCGGAACTCCGACAGCGCCCGCCCCATGCGGTCCAGCGCGATGGCGTAGGTCTGGCCGCTGGCGATGACCTTCACCAGCATGGAGTCGTAAAACGGTGTGATGACCGCGCCCGAGTAGCCCATCCCGCCGTCGAGCCGGATGCCAAAGCCCCCCGGAGACCGGTAGGCCAGCAGCTTGCCGTAATCAGGGGTGAACCGGTTTTCGGGATCCTCGGTGGTCACCCGGCACTGAATCGCGTAGCCGTTGCGGGCGATCTGGTCCTGGGGCGGCATCCCGACCTCGGGGGAATGGAGGGCATGCCCCTGCGCGATGAGGATCTGTGCGCGGACCAGATCCAGCCCGGTGACCACTTCGGTGACCGTGTGCTCGACCTGGATTCGCGGGTTCATCTCGATGAAAAACCATTCGTGCCGGTCGAGGTCGTAGAGGAACTCAATCGTGCCGGCATTGTCGTAGCGGATCTCACGGGCAATGCGGGCCGCCGCCGCACACAACTCCTGCACCACCTCCCCCGGCAACCCGTGGGACGGGGCCACCTCGACCACCTTCTGGTGCCGTCGCTGCACCGAGCAGTCGCGCTCGTAGAGATGGAGCACGTTGCCATGCTGGTCCCCGAGGATCTGCACCTCGATGTGCTTGGCCCGCGGGATGTACTTCTCCAGAAAAACGGCCGGATTCCCGAAGGCGCGTCCCGCCTCCCCCTGCGCCTCGTCCAGCAGGGATCCCAGATCCGCCTCCCGCCGCACCACCCGCATCCCGCGGCCGCCGCCGCCGAACGCCGCCTTGATGATGAGCGGGAAGCCGATCCGTCGCGCGGTCTTCATGGCGACGTCACGATCGCTGATCGGCTCGTCGGTGCCCGGCAGCACCGGGACGCGAATCCGCTGGGCCACGGCCCGCGCCGCGGTCTTGTCCCCCATCATGTCGAGCAGCTCCGGACGCGGCCCGACAAACGTGATGCCGGCGCGGGCACAGGCCCGGGCGAACTCCGGATTCTCACTGAGAAACCCGTACCCGGGGTGGATGGCGTCCGCCCCGGTCTCCCGGGCCAGGGCGACGATGCCCTCGATGTCGAGATAGGCGGCCACCGGCCCCTTGCCCTCGCCGACCAGGTAGGATTCATCGGCCTTGAAGCGATGGATGCAGAACCGGTCCTCCTGCGCATACACCGCCACGGTCCGCAGGCCGAGCTCGGTGCCGGCCCGGAAAATGCGCACCGCAATCTCGGAACGATTGGCGGCCATCAGTTTCCGGAAGACCCGGGGGCAACCCTGCGGCGGCGTGGGAACGGGGGCGACTTTGGAAGGCATAGCGAGCGGCCGGAGGGTGACGAAATCCGCCGCCCGTTTCACCAGCGAAAGTCACCCGCCACCCAGCAGCCGGGCGGTCCGCGCGTGTCGCTCGCGAAACAGGGCCCGGAGGACCGGACGGTGGAACACGGGATCCACCAGCCGCCCCAACCAGCCCCCGGGCAGTTCATACTCGATCTCGTCGGTCATCTCCGTGCCACCGGGGACGGACCGAAACCGGTGGGTGTGACGCCACCGCCGGTAGGGCCCCTGCAAGGCCACATCCACCAGCACATCGGGCGGCTGCAGCACCGCGATCTCAACCAGCCAGCGCTGCGGCAGGAGCCCAAATGCACGCACCCGGACTTCGACCCGGGCCCCGGGATGCAACACCGCCGGGGCCTCGACCCGGTGGACCCGGATCCAGGACGGCGAAATCCGCACCAGGTTCCCGGGCTCCAGGTGGAAGGTGAATGCGGTCTGCGGCGATACGGGGAGGAGCTTTGGACATCGGAACACGAGCCGGGTCATGATCCAAGGTGGCGCGGACCGCATTTCTTGCCAGACTCCATCTGAATGGCCGGTGGCGTCACGTTTCCGTTCCCGCCGCGGCAGCGGGTCCCGACGCGGGCCGGGCTGTCGCCCCGGCACGGCTTCACCCTCACGGAGCTCCTCGTGGTCATTGCCGTCATCGCGCTGCTCGCCGGGCTTCTGTTGCCAGCCCTCGCGCGGGC
The Verrucomicrobiia bacterium genome window above contains:
- a CDS encoding PEP-CTERM sorting domain-containing protein (PEP-CTERM proteins occur, often in large numbers, in the proteomes of bacteria that also encode an exosortase, a predicted intramembrane cysteine proteinase. The presence of a PEP-CTERM domain at a protein's C-terminus predicts cleavage within the sorting domain, followed by covalent anchoring to some some component of the (usually Gram-negative) cell surface. Many PEP-CTERM proteins exhibit an unusual sequence composition that includes large numbers of potential glycosylation sites. Expression of one such protein has been shown restore the ability of a bacterium to form floc, a type of biofilm.), which codes for MNSTRNLMGLASLTVLTAGSASAAVFWNPSGNWSDGGSVVAIGTPFSVGDAAVTIRSLGIFDMDEDGLEYAEQVGIFTTDKTLLGSVEIKAGTASPLRDGTRWEDLTIAINLNPNTEYVLAWTVRQNGVPINVAQPGYVFVDPLFNLAGTGFTYTETGVEGLNFPNQGQRSVGLYAFGGNMELVPEPVTSGLVAGAGLVGFAVWRQRRNRNRRG
- a CDS encoding valine--tRNA ligase codes for the protein MMEIPKAYEPQSVEAKWYAFWEQHGCFTADPARVSARRPAYSIVIPPPNVTGVLTLGHVLNNTIQDILARKARMEGREVLWLPGTDHAGIATQNVVEKSLKKSGEIRHRDDLGRDALVAKIGEWKETYGGIILKQLRALGASCDWTRTRFTMDPEYSRCVQRVFVDLYRKGLIYRGKRMVNWCPASLTALSDEEVVMKEQKGFLYHVRVEVVGEPGTYLTFATTRPETIPADAAVAVHPKDPRYQHLIGKQVYRALPLEASREQRVIPIIADDHVAFDFGTGVLKVTPAHDKADFDIGLRHRLPVVDVLTPDGRMSAAAGADLAGLDRFAARARAAELLEAAGALEKAEPYVNHVGFSERADVPIEPRLSEQWFLKYPAVEQARACVAPAEPNPDSGAEGFGMRFFPDRWAKVYDHWMGGIQDWCISRQLWWGHRIPVWYRVAPDSGVTGQGTSGDEMPLRPVEERCQVECPGDGWIQDPDVLDTWFSSWLWPFATLGWTGDPDTDSGNATLKAFYPTTDLVTAPDIIFFWVARMIMAGYEYMGEAPFRNVYFTGIIRDKQGRKMSKSLGNSPDPLDLIAAYGADALRFGVMRSAPLGQDIRFDEKSVELGRNFCNKLWNACRFRQMAGSTADPGGEIVPERLTNDDRWILLRLDQAIGEVHQAFTSYRFNEATATLYRFFWSEYCDWYVEASKAALQGGNPALRANKLAVMDFVLGHLLRLFHPFLPFITEELWHALGFSRDLPADQGGLTLMTAPWPRRLSDAEKDYFGLDEAADRVAQATYDLVTLGRSLRLDARVDGAKKVRFVLRPSGVPQPGQLDVLKTLLNAETLGVEPSYAPPKGTPMASNALGELFLPLEGLMDVAAERMRLTREHDRIVGEIAKVEAKLCNPAFTQKVPAAVLDEHRQRLADWESKRQAVRSALGNLPG
- a CDS encoding ABC transporter substrate-binding protein translates to MCVNELPRRPFLAGLLVAVLLVTGCKPDGDPSDGPIKIGEFASLTGGEAAFGTASHNGTVLAIEQINRDGGVLGRPLELITEDNQSRQGESATIVKKLMNRDQVVAVLGEVASGRSLEAAPICQAAGIPMVSPSSTNPRVTEVGDHIFRVCFIDPFQGSLLADFARRTLKARRVAVLSDVSAPYSTGLAEYFQKAFLAAGGEVIAEQKYSSKDKDFRAQLTAIKAAAPDAVFVPGYYTEAGLIVTQARQLGLNVPIFGGDGWEAPELLQIAGPALENTYYSTHYSSEADDPRVQEFVKAFRARYDGQVPDAMAALGYDSAMVLADAIRRAGSTEPAKIRDALAATKDFPCVTGLTTLDAQRNASKSAVIITVRDGRFQYVETIQP
- a CDS encoding branched-chain amino acid ABC transporter permease; translation: MTELLQQILNGISLGAIYALIALGYTMVYGVLRFINFAHSDVFMVGAYLGFYLAPRVGAGGIGGGLLVLAGAMAGCALLGVTIEKVAYRPLRGRSTLTVLITAIGMSLFLQNVGQKVFGANPRAFPRLFPGTQVQFAGLTISSDQLIVLLVALVLVAGLHFIVHHTRTGTAMRALSFNATAASLVGINNDRVISFTFALGSALAGAGGILYAMNYPSIDPLMGTLPGLKAFVAAVLGGIGNLPGAALGGLLIGLVETFVSGTRASTLRDAIAFAILILILLFRPAGLLGRVRVEKV
- a CDS encoding pyruvate carboxylase is translated as MAANRSEIAVRIFRAGTELGLRTVAVYAQEDRFCIHRFKADESYLVGEGKGPVAAYLDIEGIVALARETGADAIHPGYGFLSENPEFARACARAGITFVGPRPELLDMMGDKTAARAVAQRIRVPVLPGTDEPISDRDVAMKTARRIGFPLIIKAAFGGGGRGMRVVRREADLGSLLDEAQGEAGRAFGNPAVFLEKYIPRAKHIEVQILGDQHGNVLHLYERDCSVQRRHQKVVEVAPSHGLPGEVVQELCAAAARIAREIRYDNAGTIEFLYDLDRHEWFFIEMNPRIQVEHTVTEVVTGLDLVRAQILIAQGHALHSPEVGMPPQDQIARNGYAIQCRVTTEDPENRFTPDYGKLLAYRSPGGFGIRLDGGMGYSGAVITPFYDSMLVKVIASGQTYAIALDRMGRALSEFRIRGVKTNIPFLENVIRHPEFRTGQATTTLIDTSPELFTFRPRRDRATKLLNFLGNVIVNGNPQAKGYRPARSFDPPVVPGPGVGPVPKGTRDLLREQGPRAFADWILKQRRLLVTDTTFRDAHQSLLATRVRAYDMLACADALARRLGDSRTGLFSLELWGGATFDTAMRFLNEDPWDRLRQLRTRIPNICFQMLFRGSNAVGYSNYPDHVVAGFVRHAAASGMDIFRIFDSLNYLPNLRVAMEAVQETHALCEGTLCYTGDILDPQRDKYPLKYYVGLARELERMGAHLIAIKDMAGLCRPYAAQKLVRALKEAVGIPVHFHTHDTSGVNAGSVLRACDAGVDIADLALAAMSGSTSQPNLNSVVAALQHTPRDTRLDLAALNEFSDYWERVREFYAPFDTAPRTGSAEVYLHEMPGGQYTNLKEQAASMGVSHRWPEIARTYAEVNALLGDLVKVTPSSKVVGDLALFLFSRGIRPADVVNLEPGTTGFPESVVDMLSGGLGWPDGGFPETVQRVVLGDRKFREAQAAYREGRAGNRAPVVNLKKLREDLGEKLKREVTDDDLYSHLMYPQVFAEFARHEREFSDVSVLPTPAFFYGLRPGEEISVAIEAGKTLIIRLVNVGEPDKDGRRTVTYELNGITREAHITDRRVSPQMKARAKADLADPLQIGAPIPGLVATIAVSVGQKVSRGDRLLMMEAMKMQTTVAAPADGVVAELLCAVGDTVASKDLLVRLRA
- a CDS encoding SRPBCC family protein translates to MTRLVFRCPKLLPVSPQTAFTFHLEPGNLVRISPSWIRVHRVEAPAVLHPGARVEVRVRAFGLLPQRWLVEIAVLQPPDVLVDVALQGPYRRWRHTHRFRSVPGGTEMTDEIEYELPGGWLGRLVDPVFHRPVLRALFRERHARTARLLGGG